Part of the Gammaproteobacteria bacterium genome is shown below.
TCGCCGTGTACGACGATGACGGCGAACTGGTGTGCGTCACCGTCTACAAGAAAGGCGCGCGCGAAGTCGTGCGCCGCCTAGCAGCTTTGATCCCGTCTCCAACCGGACCGTCATCTCCAGCGATCGACGAAACCGAACGCGGCCGCAGTAGCCGATCGCGCGCGCAACGCCAGTGCATGGAATCCCTTCGCCAGCGTTTCCGCGCTGTCATGTAATGGATTACAATAGACTGCGATGGATTGCATCGGATGATTCGCAGTTTTAGGCATCGCGGCCTGGAGCGGTTCTTTCGCAACGGCGACCATCGTGCTATCCCGGCGCGAAGCGCCGCACGCATCGAGCGCACGCTAGACCGCCTGGACGCGGCGCTGAGCGCACAAGACATGAACCTGCCGCCTGCGCAATCGCCGTAACGGGTAACTGGCGGATCACCTTCCGTTTCGAAGGTGAGGACGCCATCGAAGTCGATCTTGAGGATTACCACTAATGAGCATGCGAAACCCTAAACGCCGGCCGACGCATCCGGGCGCGGTGCTGCGCGAGGATGTCTTACCGGCGCTGGCTATGTCGCAAACGGAGTTCGCCAAGCGCCTGGGCGTGTCGCGCCTGAGCGTGTCCGAACTGCTACATGAGAAGCGCGCGCTGTCGCCGGACATGGCGGTGCGGATTGGACGGCTGTTGAGCACCACGGCGGAAAGCTGGCTGCGGATGCAAACGGCGGTAGACCTGTGGGAGATCGGCCAAGAGCCGCAACGATTGCAAGGCATCGTGCCGATTACGCATCAAGCCGCCTGAGAGTTCGCCGCACCTAGGCTGGCTACCAAAAACCGGGACAACCTCACCCGGCTGGCGCGATTCCTGCTTTTAGGGGCCAAACAGTTAAGGGGCCCTGACTTGGCCGGAGTACGACCACCAAGCAATCGCTATCTCTGGCGGCAGCGTCTTATTCAAACTCTCGGAATGAAACGCGAGAAAGCTGCGGCCATTTTGCGCGACGCAGGCTTTAATCCCGATGCTCTAAATACTGAGGACAAAAAATTCACCGACTCTGTTGCCTATCGCAACGAAGGCGCGCTTCCGAGTGGTTTCATGATTTTCGATCCAGACTCATTTTATGGGCCAGCGTTGCCGGCGCGAATGATGCTGCGTTGGAGCCGTCTCATGAACGAGTTAATTGACGACGACACTGTGGACATTCTCCCTATTGGTTATGCGTTTGATCTTGGGAGGTGGTTTGAACGCACAGATCTGAGCATGAATATTCCTGAGATAAAGCTAGAATTTCAAGTACAAAGAAATAAGGAAGTCGCCTCTAAATCCAGAGCGGACGCGCTGCAAACGCTCATCATCGATATTTTGACAGACGATCCGTCACTTCGTGCGAGGGAAGTTCTGGCTAAGCTACACAACTACGTCAGGCAAGGTGTCATTGAGTCCATCACGGACGACGTGATTGAGTGGACGGATAAGCAAGGTACGGTCAAAGAAACCAAGATCAAAGCTCTAAAGGATCGTGTCAGTCGGTCTAAGAGACACCAAAATTCGCCGTAACCGGCTAGCGCGAACCGCACAAGGCAGGATTGCAACGTCTATTACTGGATAGGAGCGATCTAAGATGCACAACCTGCCTGATTGGGCCTACCTAAGGCTCAAACAAATCATCGGCGATCCCAAAGCCGACCCGCCAATTCCGGCCATCATCCCCGTCAGCAAAAGTGCGTGGTGGGCGGGCGTGAAAACAGGCCGATACCCTAAACCTGAAAAACTAGGCCCGCATACTACCGTTTGGCGAGTAGGTGTTATCCGACGGCTGGCCGAGCTGGAGGCGGATTGATATGGATACAAAAACAAAAGCCGCCGCCCGTGGCGACGGTCAAGCGGCACAAGCAACTGTCCTGGCGGTACAAGCAAAGGATACCACACGCCGCGCTGACCCGATCACCTTTTACTTACCGATCAATGACAGGTTCAGGCTGACCGCTGACGAACGCTGCTGGCGTATCGAGCAACGCCGCAAAGGTGGCGAATGGCGGCCGGTCGAATATCACACCACCATTGATGCGGCGGTCAACAATCTCAGCGGCAGGCTGCTACGCACGGCGGAAGTGCAATCCCTGGCCGATGCCTTAGGCGCGATT
Proteins encoded:
- a CDS encoding HigA family addiction module antidote protein — translated: MSMRNPKRRPTHPGAVLREDVLPALAMSQTEFAKRLGVSRLSVSELLHEKRALSPDMAVRIGRLLSTTAESWLRMQTAVDLWEIGQEPQRLQGIVPITHQAA
- a CDS encoding transcriptional regulator; translated protein: MHNLPDWAYLRLKQIIGDPKADPPIPAIIPVSKSAWWAGVKTGRYPKPEKLGPHTTVWRVGVIRRLAELEAD